CGTCCTCGCCTCGTACCGCAGACTCACATCCGCCTGAGCCCGATCTCCCCGCTCGACCCGACCAACCCGACCCCGCTCGACTCCGAAGGACACCCGTGCTTTCGAAACACTCCCCCCTCCTTTTCCCTCCCGCGCCGCGCGGGCAGCCCCCTCCTCACCCGGTTCCGTCCCGATGTGGAAGGACTGCGTGCTGTCGCCATCTTGCTCGTCGTCGCCAATCACGCCTGGGGCTGGCCGGCCGGCGGGTATGTCGGTGTGGATGTGTTCTTCGTCGTCTCGGGCTACCTGATCACCCGCGGCCTGATCCGCGACCGCATCCAGCACGGCTCCGTGCGGCTGGCGGCGTTCTACGTCAAGCGCGTCGCCCGCCTCGTGCCCGCTGCGGCGCTCGTCATCGCCGTGACATCCGCCCTGATCGCGCTCGTCTATTTCCCGCTGACGTCCGAGGTTCTCGCCACCCAGCCATTCTCCTCGCTGTTCGGCGTGCAGAACTGGAGCATGGTGCGCTCCGGAGCGGACTATCTCAACCCCTCGGGCGCACCGAGCCCGTTCCAGCACTTCTGGTCCCTCTCGCTCGAAGAGCAGTTCTACGCGATCTGGCCGTGGACGCTCGCGGCGGTCTGGTTCCTGGCCGTCCGGGTCCGCCGGGGGAGCGCCGAGCGCTCTGTGCGCACGGCGACGTTCGGCGTCGTCATCGTCATGATCGCGCTTTCCCTCGCCGCATCCGTCCTGATCACCGCTGTCAACCCCGGGGCGGCGTACTTCCTGCCGGTCACGCGGTTCTGGGAGCTCGGCGTGGGGGCGGCGATCGCCGCGGCCGGCCTCGGGCTGCGCGGCGTCGGCGTCCCGGCCGTCGCGATGCGCTGGGCGGGTCTTGCGATGATCGCGCTCAGCGCCGTCCTCTACACGCCGGCGACCCCGTTCCCCGGCATCGCCGCGCTGCTGCCCGTCGCCGGGACCGCCCTGGTCGTCCTCGCCGCCGAGCGCGCTGACGAGCCGTCGCCGCGAGTTCAGCGACGCCGCAGATCTCGTCGGACGCCGAACTGCAGGCCGCTCTGCGCACCACCGTCGAAGCCTCCGGCTGGTCCGCCTTCTCCGATCAGCTGAATGCGGGTTCCGTCGCGGGCGCGCCACAGCTCGACTGCCTGCGCGACCCGGTCACCGGCTCCTCCGACTCCTCGGCCGCCCTGGTACCCTGCACCGATGGTCCCGCCGACGGCCCTCTCGCGATCGTCATCGGGGACTCGATCGCCATGAGCTGGACGCCCGCGGTCGAACGAGCCCTCCCCGACGGCTGGAGAGTCGCGGCGCTCGGCGTCAGCAGCTGCCCGTTCGCGCTCGTCTCGGTGGACGAGAAGCACGGGCGCTCCGCTTTCCCGACCGCGTGCGAGGAAGCCAGGAACCGCGATATCGACGCCGCGCTCGGCGCGCAGCCGGAGCTGGTCGTCGTGGCGAGCGCAGAAGGCTCCTTCACCCGCCTCACCAGCGGTGCGACGGGGCAGAGCGCCGTCGCCGAGTGGCAGGCCGGCCTTGAGAAGGCTCTGGATCGGTTCCGTGAGGCGGAGGTCCCCGTCGTCGTTCTCGGCAATCCGCCGGAGACGACCGCCGCGGCCGACTGCGCTGTCCGGTCCGGGCGACCCGCCGACTGCGTCCGGCCGCCGTCCAGCGCCTACGAGTTCAAGGCGCGAGCCGAGAAAGCCGCGGTGGAGAGCGCGCGGGACACCGGTATGACGGTCGACTACATCGACCCAACCGGCTGGTTCTGCGTCCCCGGTCTCGGCTGCCCGCCCGGCGTCGACGGGGTTCTCGCCAAGCTCGACCACGGGCACCTGACGGAGACCTACTCGGCCATGCTCGGCCCGTTGCTGCGGGCGGAGCTGTCCGTGGCGGTGACCGGCCGTGGGTAGCTCGGCCCTCGCGGCCGCGCTCGCCGCCGCAGCCGTCGGTATCCTCCTGGTCCTGCTGGTCCCGGCGCGTCTGGCCCGTGCCACTGCCCTGTCTCTCGCGCTGGTGGTCGCGGTCGTCGGCGCGACCCTGACCGCGGGCTCGAACGTCTCGATGGCCTCGATGGCCTTCGGGTCCGTCCTCCTCGGCATCTCCATCGTCCGGGTGCGCTCGTCGTCCTCGGGGGAGAGACTGCTCCAGGGGGTCCTGTGTGCCTGGTGGGTCCTCGCGATGCTGAGCACGCTGATCATGCACGGTCGCAGTGTGGCCGGGATGCTGGTCTTCGGGACGTTCGCGCTGCTCGTGAGCCACGTCGCGCTGCATCTGGATCGCGCATCGGTGCGGTTCTTCGTGCGCGTCGCGCTCGCGGTCATGGTCGTCGAGGTCGCGCTGGCCGCCCTCGAGTTCGGCGTCGGGATGCAGCCGCTGTGGGGCTACCTGGGAGACGCACGCGCGAACCCGCTCATCGAGGGCTTCGATCGCGCACAGGGCACCTTCGGCCACCCGATCGTCTTCGGCTGGTTCCTGGCCGTGTGCGCGACCCTCGTCTGGGTCGACGCCGGGCGGCTCAGCCGCCGGTTGTGCTTGACGTTCCTGGTCGTCGTTGCCGCCGGCCTGGTGCTGAGCGGCACCCGGAGCGCGATGGTCTCCTTCGCCGTGGGCGTCATCCTGCACCTGGTGATGCGCCCCGGGCTGGCGACGTGGATGCGCAACCTGCTGATCGCCGGGGGAGCCGTCTTCGTCGTTCTCGCGATCGGCGTCGGTTCCCGCATCAGCGAGCTGACCGCCGACCTCCTCGATTCCGGTTCGTGGACGCAGCGCATCGGCAACATGGCCCGCGTTCCCGACCTGCTCGCGCGACCGCCGATGGAGTCGCTGTTCGGGGTCGGCTGGGGCCGGGACGACCAGCTCTTCGTCGAGGGCGATCTGGTCAGCCCGTTCAACTTCCGCGTCGTCGACAACATGCTGGTCGAGGCGCTCGGCACGGTGGGGATCCTCGGCCTGCTCGTGCTGATCGTCATGGTCGTGATCGCGTTCGTTCGCGGCGATCGGGCCAGCCGTGCCGTCACGGCGACCATCGCGGCGATGATGTTCTCCTTCGACACGATGGTGTGGCCGTTCACCGCCATCGCCCTGATGCTGTTCTTCTCGCTGCCGCGGCTGAACCGGAACGCACCCCCGGAACGGCCGGAGGCGGTCAGCGGAACGGAGCAACCGGTGACACGGCGTGCGCTGAACGGACGACGGACCCGCTGAGCTTCTGGACACCGCCGGGGAACCGCGCCGAGTCCGCTGAGGCTTTCGAGAACGGGCCGCAGCCGCCTGTCAGTGTCGCAACGCCGTGAGGACCCGGGACAGACTGGTCGTAAGAGAGGCCACGACCAGGACGCCGCTCGCTTTCGCGCCGACATCCCCGACCACTCGTTCCGAGCGCTGAGGCCACTCCGGCCCGGGGCTCTCCACCTATCCTGGCGACGGAGAATCGACTCCGCCGTCAGCTGAGAGGGAACGCCGATGTCCATTCGCCGAACCAACAGGACCGTGAACGATCTGCTCGTCGCCGATCTCGATACGCACTCGAGTGCCGTTGTCGCGGAGTCGCGACACGAGGTCACCTGTCTCATAACAGCCGCTTTCGCCGCTATCGCATCGACGGTGGAGATGGCGGCCATCGACATCGCCGTCGACGCGGCGGCCGAAGCGGCGACCGCGCTCGCCCTCTGAGCGCGGAGCGCCTGGAGCTGCGGGAAGCGCAATGCCGGGAAGCGCCGACAGTCGCTAACCGTCGTGCCGCACCGAGGCGCGGAATCCTCCTGACCGGTGGCGGAGCGTTCCGCTGAACCCGGTTCCTATCCGTGCCGGGCGGCCCGGCGGTCGCGGTTCGCGGGCTCGGCGGCAACCGGCTCCGGGATGCTGTCGGCTGTGCTGTGCCGGTCGGCTGCTTCCGGCTCGGCTGTCGTCGGCACGGGGGCAGTGGCCGGCATCGGGGCTGCCTCGGGCCCGGCCGTGAG
This genomic window from Leifsonia xyli subsp. cynodontis DSM 46306 contains:
- a CDS encoding acyltransferase family protein: MEGLRAVAILLVVANHAWGWPAGGYVGVDVFFVVSGYLITRGLIRDRIQHGSVRLAAFYVKRVARLVPAAALVIAVTSALIALVYFPLTSEVLATQPFSSLFGVQNWSMVRSGADYLNPSGAPSPFQHFWSLSLEEQFYAIWPWTLAAVWFLAVRVRRGSAERSVRTATFGVVIVMIALSLAASVLITAVNPGAAYFLPVTRFWELGVGAAIAAAGLGLRGVGVPAVAMRWAGLAMIALSAVLYTPATPFPGIAALLPVAGTALVVLAAERADEPSPRVQRRRRSRRTPNCRPLCAPPSKPPAGPPSPIS
- a CDS encoding SGNH hydrolase domain-containing protein; translated protein: MVPCTDGPADGPLAIVIGDSIAMSWTPAVERALPDGWRVAALGVSSCPFALVSVDEKHGRSAFPTACEEARNRDIDAALGAQPELVVVASAEGSFTRLTSGATGQSAVAEWQAGLEKALDRFREAEVPVVVLGNPPETTAAADCAVRSGRPADCVRPPSSAYEFKARAEKAAVESARDTGMTVDYIDPTGWFCVPGLGCPPGVDGVLAKLDHGHLTETYSAMLGPLLRAELSVAVTGRG
- a CDS encoding O-antigen ligase family protein produces the protein MGSSALAAALAAAAVGILLVLLVPARLARATALSLALVVAVVGATLTAGSNVSMASMAFGSVLLGISIVRVRSSSSGERLLQGVLCAWWVLAMLSTLIMHGRSVAGMLVFGTFALLVSHVALHLDRASVRFFVRVALAVMVVEVALAALEFGVGMQPLWGYLGDARANPLIEGFDRAQGTFGHPIVFGWFLAVCATLVWVDAGRLSRRLCLTFLVVVAAGLVLSGTRSAMVSFAVGVILHLVMRPGLATWMRNLLIAGGAVFVVLAIGVGSRISELTADLLDSGSWTQRIGNMARVPDLLARPPMESLFGVGWGRDDQLFVEGDLVSPFNFRVVDNMLVEALGTVGILGLLVLIVMVVIAFVRGDRASRAVTATIAAMMFSFDTMVWPFTAIALMLFFSLPRLNRNAPPERPEAVSGTEQPVTRRALNGRRTR